A genomic region of Papaver somniferum cultivar HN1 chromosome 7, ASM357369v1, whole genome shotgun sequence contains the following coding sequences:
- the LOC113294601 gene encoding PHD finger protein ALFIN-LIKE 4-like isoform X1, whose product MDGNGGQYNPRTVEEVFRDFKGRRAGMIKALTSDVEEFFTQCDPEKENLCLYGFPSEQWEVNLPAEEVPPELPEPALGINFARDGMQEKDWIALVAVHSDAWLLAVAFYFGARFGFDKNERKRLFSMMNDLPTIFEVVTGAVKKQVKEKSSISNHSSNKSKPVPKMQRMADPPAKYSKPAPPKEDIEEEDDDEEDEHGDTLCGACGENYASDEFWICCDICEVWFHGKCVKITPARAEHIKQYKCPACTNKRSR is encoded by the exons ATGGATGGAAATGGAGGACAGTATAATCCAAGAACAGTAGAAGAAGTTTTTAGAGATTTTAAAGGTAGAAGAGCTGGGATGATTAAAGCTCTTACTTCTG ATGTGGAAGAATTTTTCACGCAGTGCGATCCTG AAAAGGAAAACTTGTGCTTGTATGGGTTTCCAAGCGAGCAGTGGGAGGTCAATTTACCTGCTGAAGAAGTCCCCCCAGAACTCCCAGAACCTGCATTAGGCAttaactttgctagggacggtaTGCAAGAAAAAGACTGGATAGCTTTGGTTGCAGTGCACAGTGATGCATGGCTTCTTGCTGTTGCTTTCTATTTCGGGGCCAGATTTGGATTTGACAAAAACGAGAG GAAGCGTTTATTTAGCATGATGAATGATCTCCCAACAATATTTGAAGTTGTTACTGGAGCTGTAAAGAAACAAGTAAAGGAGAAATCTTCAATTTCAAATCACAGCAGCAACAAATCTAAGCCCGTTCCAAAAATG CAGCGAATGGCCGACCCACCAGCCAAGTACTCCAAGCCAGCGCCTCCAAAAGAAGATATAGAGGAAGAGGATGATGACGAAGAGGATGAGCATGGGGATACTTTGTGTGGGGCTTGTGGTGAGAACTATGCATCAGATGAGTTCTGGATCTGCTGTGACATCTGTGAGGTATGGTTCCATGGGAAATGTGTGAAGATAACCCCAGCTAGGGCTGAACATATCAAGCAATACAAATGTCCAGCTTGCACCAACAAGAGATCACGCTAG
- the LOC113294601 gene encoding PHD finger protein ALFIN-LIKE 4-like isoform X2, with the protein MDGNGGQYNPRTVEEVFRDFKGRRAGMIKALTSDVEEFFTQCDPEKENLCLYGFPSEQWEVNLPAEEVPPELPEPALGINFARDGMQEKDWIALVAVHSDAWLLAVAFYFGARFGFDKNERKRLFSMMNDLPTIFEVVTGAVKKQVKEKSSISNHSSNKSKPVPKMRMADPPAKYSKPAPPKEDIEEEDDDEEDEHGDTLCGACGENYASDEFWICCDICEVWFHGKCVKITPARAEHIKQYKCPACTNKRSR; encoded by the exons ATGGATGGAAATGGAGGACAGTATAATCCAAGAACAGTAGAAGAAGTTTTTAGAGATTTTAAAGGTAGAAGAGCTGGGATGATTAAAGCTCTTACTTCTG ATGTGGAAGAATTTTTCACGCAGTGCGATCCTG AAAAGGAAAACTTGTGCTTGTATGGGTTTCCAAGCGAGCAGTGGGAGGTCAATTTACCTGCTGAAGAAGTCCCCCCAGAACTCCCAGAACCTGCATTAGGCAttaactttgctagggacggtaTGCAAGAAAAAGACTGGATAGCTTTGGTTGCAGTGCACAGTGATGCATGGCTTCTTGCTGTTGCTTTCTATTTCGGGGCCAGATTTGGATTTGACAAAAACGAGAG GAAGCGTTTATTTAGCATGATGAATGATCTCCCAACAATATTTGAAGTTGTTACTGGAGCTGTAAAGAAACAAGTAAAGGAGAAATCTTCAATTTCAAATCACAGCAGCAACAAATCTAAGCCCGTTCCAAAAATG CGAATGGCCGACCCACCAGCCAAGTACTCCAAGCCAGCGCCTCCAAAAGAAGATATAGAGGAAGAGGATGATGACGAAGAGGATGAGCATGGGGATACTTTGTGTGGGGCTTGTGGTGAGAACTATGCATCAGATGAGTTCTGGATCTGCTGTGACATCTGTGAGGTATGGTTCCATGGGAAATGTGTGAAGATAACCCCAGCTAGGGCTGAACATATCAAGCAATACAAATGTCCAGCTTGCACCAACAAGAGATCACGCTAG
- the LOC113294603 gene encoding alpha/beta hydrolase domain-containing protein WAV2-like — MVSYIGVLLYGVGGIMVAGVALLVAFQEKLVYVPVLPGLTKSYPITPSRLRLGYEDVWLTSSDGVRLHAWFIKLFPDCRGPTILFFQENAGNIAHRLEMVRIMLQKLQCNVFMLSYRGYGASDGYPSQHGITRDAQAALEHLAQRTDIDTSRIVVFGRSLGGAVGSVLTKNNPDKVAALILENTFTSILDMAGVLLPFLKWFIGGSSAKGPRILNCVVRSPWSTVDIVGQVEQPILFLSGLQDEMVPPSHMKTLYVKAATRNKKCIFVEFPNGMHMDTWVSGGDLYWNTVRQFLEQNASGKKQNITHQSENDSETR; from the exons ATGGTGTCGTATATAGGAGTGTTGTTGTATGGAGTAGGAGGTATAATGGTAGCAGGAGTAGCATTACTAGTTGCATTTCAAGAGAAATTAGTGTATGTACCGGTATTACCTGGTTTGACTAAATCGTATCCAATTACACCTTCTCGTCTTCGTCTTGGTTATGAAGATGTTTGGTTAACTTCTTCTGATGGTGTTCGTCTTCATGCTTGGTTCATCAAACTATTCCCTGATTGCAGAG GTCCTACCATTCTttttttccaagaaaatgctggAA ATATTGCTCATCGTCTTGAGATGGTCCGTAtaatgttgcagaaattgcagtgCAATGTGTTTATGCTTTCCTACAGAGG ATATGGGGCAAGTGATGGTTACCCTTCCCAACATGGTATTACTAGAGATGCTCAAGCCGCATTGGAACATCTTGCTCAGAGAACTGACATTGACACATCAAGAATAGTTGTTTTTGGTAGATCACTTGGGGGCGCAGTTGGTTCAGTGCTTACCAAAAATAATCCTGATAAG GTTGCAGCTCTGATATTAGAGAATACTTTCACTTCCATCCTAGATATGGCAGGAGTTCTATTACCATTCCTAAAGTGGTTCATTGGAGGCAGTAGCGCAAAAGGTCCAAGGATTCTGAATTGTGTCGTACGATCTCCATGGAGTACAGTTGATATTGTTGGCCAG GTCGAACAGCCCATCCTATTCTTATCTGGATTGCAAGATGAGATGGTTCCTCCATCTCACATGAAGACGCTATATGTGAAAGCAGCCACACGTAATAAGAAGTGTATTTTTGTCGAATTCCCAAATGGCATGCATATGGACACTTGGGTGTCTGGTGGAGATCTCTACTGGAATACAGTGCGGCAGTTCTTGGAACAAAACGCCTCGGGGAAGAAGCAAAATATTACGCACCAGAgtgaaaatg ATTCTGAGACAAGATGA
- the LOC113294600 gene encoding 6-phosphogluconate dehydrogenase, decarboxylating 2, chloroplastic — protein sequence MEASAGLSRIGLAGLAVMGQNLALNIAEKGFPISVYNRTTSKVDETIERAKSEGDLPLTGHYSPRDFVLSLQKPRSVIILVKAGTPVDQTISTLSEYMEEGDTIIDGGNEWYENTERRIRETEQKGILYLGMGVSGGEEGARNGPSMMPGGSLTAYKNIEEIVKKVAAQVEDGPCVTYIGEGGSGNFVKMVHNGIEYGDMQLISEAYDVLKNVGGLSNEELARIFDEWNKGELESFLVEITADIFKVKDDLSEGELVDKILDKTGMKGTGKWTVQQAAELSVAAPTIAASLDCRYLSGLKEERENAEAILKEAGMVDQVGPVRSGIDKKRLIDDVRQALYASKICSYAQGMNLLRAKSNEKGWGLDLGEMARIWKGGCIIRAVFLDRIKQAYQRNPQLASLVVDPEFAKEMVQRQAAWRRVVGLAVQAGISTPGMCASLAYFDTYRRARLPANLVQAQRDLFGAHTYERIDRPGAFHTEWTKLARQSNFK from the coding sequence ATGGAAGCATCAGCAGGATTATCACGAATCGGACTAGCAGGTCTAGCAGTAATGGGCCAAAACCTAGCACTCAACATAGCAGAAAAAGGGTTCCCAATCTCAGTCTACAACCGAACCACCTCCAAAGTCGACGAAACAATCGAACGAGCAAAATCAGAAGGAGATCTTCCACTAACAGGTCATTACTCGCCTCGTGATTTCGTGTTGTCTTTGCAAAAACCTAGATCTGTTATCATTTTAGTCAAAGCCGGTACTCCGGTCGATCAGACCATATCGACTCTGTCGGAGTACATGGAGGAAGGGGATACCATTATTGATGGTGGGAATGAATGGTATGAGAACACTGAGCGTCGGATTCGGGAGACCGAGCAGAAGGGGATTTTGTATTTGGGGATGGGTGTTAGTGGTGGTGAAGAGGGAGCCAGGAATGGACCCAGTATGATGCCTGGTGGGAGTTTGACGGCGTATAAGAATATTGAGGAGATTGTGAAGAAGGTTGCCGCGCAGGTGGAGGATGGACCGTGTGTTACGTATATTGGCGAAGGTGGGTCGGGGAATTTCGTGAAGATGGTGCATAATGGGATTGAGTATGGTGATATGCAGTTGATTAGTGAGGCGTATGATGTGTTGAAGAATGTTGGTGGGTTGAGTAATGAGGAGTTGGCGAGGATTTTCGATGAGTGGAATAAGGGGGAGCTGGAGAGTTTTTTGGTTGAGATTACTGCGGATATTTTTAAAGTTAAGGATGATTTGAGTGAAGGGGAGTTGGTTGATAAGATATTGGACAAGACTGGGATGAAAGGGACTGGGAAATGGACGGTTCAACAAGCAGCGGAGTTGTCTGTTGCTGCGCCGACTATTGCTGCTTCGTTGGATTGTAGGTATCTGAGTGGGTTGAAAGAGGAGAGGGAGAATGCCGAGGCGATTTTGAAGGAAGCTGGTATGGTTGATCAGGTTGGACCGGTCAGGTCTGGGATTGATAAGAAGAGGTTGATTGATGATGTGAGACAAGCATTGTATGCTTCCAAGATTTGTAGTTATGCTCAGGGTATGAATTTGTTGAGAGCAAAGAGTAATGAGAAAGGTTGGGGTTTGGATTTGGGTGAAATGGCGAGGATTTGGAAAGGTGGGTGTATCATTAGAGCTGTGTTTTTGGATAGGATTAAACAAGCCTACCAGAGAAACCCACAACTGGCAAGTTTGGTTGTTGATCCCGAGTTTGCAAAGGAAATGGTGCAGAGACAAGCAGCATGGAGGAGAGTTGTTGGTTTGGCTGTTCAAGCTGGAATTAGTACTCCTGGAATGTGCGCTAGTCTTGCTTACTTTGATACTTACAGGCGCGCAAGACTGCCGGCAAATCTTGTTCAAGCACAGAGAGATTTGTTTGGTGCACACACTTACGAGCGCATTGATCGTCCTGGGGCATTCCACACCGAATGGACCAAGCTTGCTAGGCAGAGTAACTTCAAATAA